A genomic stretch from Balaenoptera musculus isolate JJ_BM4_2016_0621 chromosome 9, mBalMus1.pri.v3, whole genome shotgun sequence includes:
- the SSBP1 gene encoding single-stranded DNA-binding protein, mitochondrial, translated as MFRRPVMQVLHQFVRHESEIAGSLVLERSLNRVQLLGRVGQDPVMRQVEGKNPVTIFSLATNEMWRSGENETHQMGDVSQKTTWHRISVFRPGLRDVAYQYVKKGSRIYVEGKVDYGEYMDKNNVRRQATTIIADNIIFLSDQTKEKA; from the exons aTGTTTCGAAGACCTGTAATGCAG GTCCTTCATCAGTTTGTAAGACATGAGTCTGAAATAGCTGGCAGTTTGGTTCTCGAAAGAT CTCTGAATCGTGTGCAGTTACTTGGTCGAGTAGGTCAGGACCCTGTCATGAGACAGGTAGAAGGAAAAAACCCAGTCACAATATTTTCTCTAGCAACAAATGAGATGTGGCGATCAGGGGAAAATGAAACACACCAAATGG GTGATGTCAGTCAAAAGACAACGTGGCACAGAATTTCAGTATTCCGACCAGGCCTGAGAGATGTGGCATATCAGTATGTGAAAAAGGG gTCTCGAATTTATGTGGAAGGGAAAGTAGACTATGGTGAATATATGGATAAAAATAATGTGAGACGACAAGCAACAACAATTATAGCTG ATAACATTATATTTCTGAGTGACCAGACGAAGGAGAAGGCATAG
- the WEE2 gene encoding wee1-like protein kinase 2 isoform X2 has translation MTSLALVNINPFTPESYRKQFLKSNGKRKTRGDLEEAGPGEGKVEQGLPAKRCVLRETNMASRYEKEFLEVEKIGVGEFGTVYKCIKRLDGCVYAIKRSTKPLVGSSDENLAMHEVYAHAVLGHHPHVVRYYSAWAEDDHMIIQNEYCNGGSLQAAISENAKSGNHFQECKLKDILLQISLGLKYIHSSGMVHLDIKPSNIFICHKMQSDSPVVPEEIENEADWFLSANVMYKIGDLGHVTSISKPKVEEGDSRFLANEILQENYQHLPKADIFALGLTVALAAGAESLPTNGAAWHHIREGNLPDMPQELSKEFHQLLKNMIHPDPAERPSAAALAKSRVLCPSLGKTEELQQQLNLEKFKTATLERELKEAQQAQSPKECHSVPGVSGTPTGSRSTKRLVGGKSAKSSSFTWGQSSP, from the exons tgagGAAGCTGGTCCAGGAGAAGGCAAGGTAGAACAAGGGCTGCCTGCCAAG AGATGTGTTCTACGAGAAACCAACATGGCTTCCCGCTATGAAAAAGAATTCTTGGAGGTGGAAAAAATCGGGGTTGGGGAATTTGGTACAGTCTACAAGTGCATTAAGAGGCTGGATGGATGTGTTTATGCAATAAAACGCTCCACGAAACCTTTGGTAGGATCATCAGATGA GAATTTGGCTATGCATGAAGTTTATGCTCATGCGGTGCTCGGGCATCACCCCCATGTGGTACGTTACTACTCTGCATGGGCAGAAGATGACCACATGATCATTCAGAATGAATACTGCAATG gtgGGAGCTTGCAAGCTGCTATATCTGAAAACGCAAAGTCTGGCAATCATTTCCAAGAGTGCAAACTCAAAGACATCCTTCTACAGATTTCCCTTGGGCTTAAGTACATCCACAGCTCTGGCATGGTGCACCTGGACATCAAACCTA GTAACATCTTCATATGTCATAAGATGCAAAGTGACTCTCCAGTAGTCCCAGAAGAGATTGAAAATGAAGCTGATTGGTTTCTCTCTGCCAATGTGATGTATAAAATTG gtgaCTTGGGTCATGTGACATCAATAAGCAAGCccaaagtggaagagggagataGTCGCTTCCTGGCTAATGAGATTTTGCAAGAG AATTATCAGCACCTTCCTAAAGCAGACATATTTGCCTTGGGATTGACCGTTGCACTGGCTGCAGGAGCAGAGTCATTACCTACCAATGGTGCTGCGTGGCATCACATCCGAGAGGGGAACCTTCCAGACATGCCTCAGGAGCTCTCCAAAGAATTTCACCAACTACTCAAG AACATGATCCACCCCGATCCAGCAGAGAGACCTTCTGCAGCAGCTCTGGCCAAAAGTCGAGTTCTCTGTCCCTCCCTGGGGAAAACAGAAGAGCTTCAGCAGCAGTTGAACTTGGAAAAGTTCAAGACAGCCACACTGGAAAG GGAACTGAAAGAAGCCCAGCAGGCCCAGTCCCCCAAGGAATGCCACAGTGTCCCTGGGGTCTCTGGGACCCCCACGGGATCAAGAAGCACCAAACGCCTGGTGGGAGGAAAGAGTGCCAAGTCTTCAAGCTTCACCTGGGGACAGTCTTCCCCATAA